From a region of the Desulfomonile tiedjei genome:
- the ndhC gene encoding NADH-quinone oxidoreductase subunit A — MINSYLPVLVILLVSAFIGLAIVVLSTLLSRRNPTPIKLMPYECGMDPIGGARRRFSVRFFIMGMLFIVFDIELIFLFPWATIYDKLMVFGFIEMFVFVLVLLVGLVYVWKKGALEWE; from the coding sequence ATGATTAACAGCTACCTTCCCGTCCTGGTGATTCTTCTGGTCTCTGCGTTCATCGGTTTGGCCATAGTCGTTCTCTCCACTTTGCTTTCCCGGAGAAACCCGACGCCGATCAAGCTTATGCCGTACGAGTGCGGCATGGACCCCATCGGCGGAGCGCGCCGGCGCTTCTCAGTACGGTTCTTCATCATGGGAATGCTTTTCATAGTGTTCGACATCGAACTTATATTCCTTTTTCCGTGGGCTACCATCTATGACAAGCTCATGGTCTTTGGATTCATAGAGATGTTCGTCTTCGTGCTGGTCCTGCTCGTAGGCCTGGTCTACGTCTGGAAAAAAGGTGCTTTGGAATGGGAATAG
- a CDS encoding serine kinase gives MKLGELVEELKLDVRTAGAEMDRTVEGGYVSDLLSDVIANAKEGDVWLTLQLHQNIVAVAFLNNLAGIVIVGGREPDPDTLKKAEEQGVPIMVSSWPAYELAGRLYEKGVRRRE, from the coding sequence ATGAAGCTCGGTGAACTGGTGGAAGAGCTGAAACTGGATGTTCGTACGGCTGGCGCCGAGATGGATCGCACCGTCGAAGGCGGTTACGTGAGCGATCTGCTCAGTGACGTGATTGCCAATGCCAAAGAGGGAGACGTCTGGCTCACCTTGCAGCTCCACCAGAATATTGTGGCCGTGGCTTTCCTCAACAACTTGGCCGGAATAGTTATCGTAGGAGGACGGGAGCCGGACCCCGACACGTTGAAGAAAGCCGAAGAGCAGGGAGTTCCGATTATGGTGAGTTCTTGGCCTGCCTACGAGTTGGCCGGTAGGCTCTACGAGAAGGGCGTCCGCAGAAGAGAATAA
- a CDS encoding CBS domain-containing protein translates to MTSHEITYVQELIYTTRVETVMATNVVVLSPSMTMAEVKTLMKNKRISGAPVVEGDRIVGIVTMADVIQAMECGKLDSPVTDHMVREVMTAFKDASVVEVVNNLGREGFARLPVVDRDGKLVGILTNGTLIRALLREMDISFQKKETERIQTYRASHIFQDILSDDTSVVLRFIVDEKDFSNAGKASSMIKKSLQRLQIPPPIVRRVAVAVYEAEMNLVIHTDVGGEINVDIRPDRLSISAIDHGPGIKDLQQVLQPGFSTAPQWIRDMGFGAGMGLANIKRCSDVMKMLSEPGAGTRLDIVFIFGENTSGVVGGPGGKKS, encoded by the coding sequence ATGACATCCCACGAAATAACATACGTCCAAGAGCTGATCTACACCACCAGAGTGGAAACGGTAATGGCCACTAATGTGGTGGTGCTCTCCCCTTCCATGACAATGGCCGAAGTCAAGACATTGATGAAGAACAAGAGGATTTCGGGAGCGCCGGTGGTAGAGGGAGATCGAATAGTGGGTATCGTCACCATGGCCGATGTGATCCAGGCCATGGAGTGCGGGAAGCTCGATTCACCGGTCACGGATCATATGGTCCGAGAGGTTATGACCGCTTTCAAAGACGCGTCGGTTGTTGAGGTCGTGAATAATCTCGGAAGGGAAGGCTTCGCTCGACTGCCGGTGGTGGACAGGGATGGCAAGTTAGTCGGCATTCTTACTAATGGAACACTGATCAGGGCGTTGCTTCGGGAGATGGATATAAGTTTCCAGAAAAAGGAGACGGAAAGGATCCAGACCTATCGCGCAAGCCACATATTCCAGGACATCCTGTCCGATGACACGAGTGTTGTGTTGCGCTTCATTGTGGATGAAAAAGACTTCTCCAACGCGGGAAAAGCGTCCAGCATGATAAAGAAATCTCTGCAGCGCCTGCAGATTCCGCCGCCCATAGTGCGCAGGGTCGCGGTAGCTGTTTATGAGGCGGAGATGAACCTTGTGATCCATACGGACGTGGGGGGCGAAATAAATGTGGATATCCGGCCGGATCGGCTTTCAATTTCCGCCATAGACCATGGCCCGGGTATAAAAGACCTTCAGCAAGTGCTTCAGCCCGGATTTTCCACCGCGCCGCAATGGATTCGCGACATGGGCTTTGGCGCAGGCATGGGGCTGGCCAACATTAAACGGTGCTCGGATGTGATGAAAATGCTTTCCGAGCCCGGCGCGGGAACGAGACTTGACATTGTTTTCATTTTTGGAGAAAATACGTCCGGTGTTGTTGGGGGACCTGGCGGGAAAAAATCTTGA
- the nuoD gene encoding NADH dehydrogenase (quinone) subunit D has product MPEQVSLKDSSRSETIELNLGPHHPSTHGVFRAVVQLDGEMVVDIVPHLGYLHRGYEKTCENKTYHNVIPLAERCDYMGASSNSLCYCLTVEKMLDVEVPERAQVIRVIMAELSRIFSHLFWLGTHGHDVGAMTPLFYMLREREEIMNLFELTAGGRLMPNYLRIGGLIRDLEEGFVERVRAFTGHFDRRVDEYETLLTKNAIYMDRTKGIGILPLEDAIALGASGPMVRGSGLAWDIRKSEPYSGYEQYQFDVPVETGCDIYSRYLVRVAEMRQSNRILKQAVDKLPEGPIRASQPGVIFPPQEEIYTKMESLIHHFMLVVEGVKPPAGEYYQVIESPRGEMGCYIVSDGGAKPYRLKWRAPAFVNLETLARMAKGFFFADLIAILSSIDIVLAEVDR; this is encoded by the coding sequence ATGCCAGAACAAGTGAGCCTAAAAGACTCTTCCAGAAGTGAGACCATCGAACTCAACCTAGGCCCTCATCATCCGAGCACTCACGGAGTTTTCAGGGCTGTGGTCCAGCTCGACGGTGAGATGGTGGTGGACATCGTTCCCCATCTCGGCTACTTGCACAGAGGTTACGAAAAGACTTGTGAAAACAAGACCTATCACAACGTGATCCCCCTGGCGGAACGCTGCGACTACATGGGGGCTTCGAGTAATTCGCTGTGCTACTGCCTGACCGTCGAGAAGATGCTGGACGTTGAAGTCCCGGAACGGGCTCAGGTTATTCGGGTCATAATGGCCGAGCTTTCCAGGATCTTCAGCCACCTGTTCTGGCTCGGGACTCACGGGCACGACGTGGGGGCAATGACGCCGCTGTTTTACATGCTCAGAGAACGAGAAGAAATTATGAATCTCTTTGAGCTTACAGCCGGCGGACGATTGATGCCCAACTATTTGCGAATAGGGGGACTGATCAGGGACCTGGAAGAAGGATTCGTGGAAAGGGTCCGGGCCTTCACGGGGCACTTTGATCGCCGCGTGGACGAATACGAGACCCTTCTTACCAAGAACGCCATATACATGGACCGCACCAAAGGTATCGGTATTCTGCCGCTTGAAGATGCGATCGCTCTGGGGGCCAGCGGCCCGATGGTCCGGGGGTCGGGACTGGCCTGGGACATCCGCAAGAGCGAACCTTACAGCGGTTACGAGCAGTATCAGTTCGACGTGCCGGTGGAGACCGGGTGCGATATCTATTCACGGTACCTGGTCCGCGTCGCTGAAATGAGGCAAAGCAACCGCATCCTGAAGCAAGCCGTCGACAAGCTACCGGAAGGTCCCATCAGAGCCTCACAGCCTGGTGTGATATTTCCGCCGCAGGAAGAGATCTACACCAAAATGGAATCACTGATCCATCACTTCATGCTTGTGGTTGAAGGGGTCAAACCACCGGCAGGCGAGTACTACCAGGTCATTGAATCGCCTCGCGGAGAGATGGGTTGCTATATAGTCAGCGATGGCGGTGCGAAGCCTTATCGGTTGAAATGGCGTGCCCCTGCATTCGTGAATCTTGAGACTTTAGCCAGGATGGCCAAAGGGTTTTTCTTTGCCGATCTTATAGCCATACTCTCCAGCATTGACATCGTGCTGGCGGAGGTTGACAGGTGA
- a CDS encoding protein kinase, with the protein MSNPEPEANAKGMSQPDLKFLIRTPFFDAIPKQAKFHLLAAMQRETARAGERFITQGHEGDCFYVIQDGTCAVTLEKDGAFYPLAISRAGDTVGEMAVLTGEIRSAHVDAQTDMTLWRIGREKFEKICAEYPEVRHFLTGIVTGRFARSRVTADRTVGKYVINEVVGQGGWSMVYKGRHTSLEMPVAIKMLKHNLAMEPAFLDQFRYEARTIASLNHQNIVKVYDIEELFRTVFIIMEYLEGISVEKMLKGMERVPISQAVNLLLQVCAGLAYAHERGIVHRDIKPANICVQPDGTAKILDFGLACAPGTSYDRIEGTPLYVSPEQIKGRPVDERSDIYSLGIAFYKIITGQNAFYDKDVSKLLSLHLFEDIRDPRSAVPDLPEELHRFLTVATRKEPEARYQNVNQIIHDLQPLAQKLGILRSTTPAAKFNMISLFLFYRDEHQAILKKLVDDFGQELTKIGAVLREADFKDVQKEPGDQD; encoded by the coding sequence ATGAGCAACCCCGAGCCTGAGGCAAACGCGAAAGGAATGTCCCAGCCGGACTTGAAATTCCTGATCCGCACCCCTTTTTTTGACGCCATACCCAAACAAGCAAAATTCCACCTGCTGGCCGCTATGCAACGGGAGACGGCCCGTGCGGGGGAACGGTTCATTACGCAGGGGCATGAGGGCGATTGTTTCTATGTTATCCAGGACGGCACCTGCGCCGTGACTCTGGAAAAAGACGGAGCCTTCTACCCTCTCGCCATATCTCGAGCCGGTGACACGGTTGGCGAGATGGCGGTGCTGACAGGAGAGATCCGCAGCGCTCATGTGGACGCTCAGACGGATATGACCCTTTGGCGGATAGGGAGAGAGAAGTTCGAGAAGATCTGCGCGGAATACCCCGAGGTCCGGCATTTCCTTACCGGGATTGTGACCGGCCGGTTTGCTCGATCTCGCGTCACGGCTGATCGTACGGTGGGGAAGTACGTCATAAATGAAGTTGTGGGCCAAGGCGGCTGGAGCATGGTTTACAAGGGCAGGCACACGAGTCTGGAAATGCCTGTGGCAATAAAGATGCTCAAACACAACCTCGCTATGGAGCCGGCTTTTTTGGACCAATTCCGCTATGAAGCCAGAACCATAGCCAGCCTTAACCATCAAAACATCGTCAAGGTGTACGACATCGAAGAGCTTTTTCGCACGGTCTTTATAATTATGGAATACTTGGAGGGGATCTCGGTCGAGAAGATGCTCAAAGGGATGGAAAGGGTCCCCATTTCGCAGGCTGTGAATCTTCTCTTGCAGGTTTGCGCGGGCTTGGCCTACGCTCACGAGCGCGGCATAGTACACCGTGACATAAAGCCTGCCAACATCTGCGTGCAGCCTGACGGAACGGCCAAGATCCTTGATTTCGGTCTGGCCTGTGCCCCTGGAACGTCCTATGACCGGATTGAAGGTACCCCGCTGTACGTGTCGCCGGAACAAATCAAGGGCCGGCCCGTAGACGAGCGTTCGGACATTTATTCCCTTGGGATAGCCTTTTACAAGATAATCACCGGCCAAAACGCCTTTTATGACAAGGATGTTTCCAAACTGTTGAGCCTGCACCTATTTGAGGACATTCGTGATCCTCGCTCTGCGGTTCCTGACCTGCCGGAGGAGCTGCATCGCTTCCTCACCGTAGCAACGCGGAAAGAGCCCGAAGCCAGATATCAAAATGTGAACCAGATAATTCACGATCTTCAGCCTCTCGCTCAAAAGCTGGGTATCCTACGTTCGACGACACCGGCCGCAAAATTCAATATGATCAGTCTGTTTCTGTTTTACCGCGATGAGCACCAGGCCATCTTAAAGAAACTGGTGGACGACTTTGGTCAAGAACTGACGAAGATAGGAGCGGTCTTGCGAGAGGCTGACTTCAAGGACGTTCAGAAGGAGCCCGGTGACCAGGACTGA
- a CDS encoding ATP-binding protein, which produces MQDLSLHILDVAENGIIAGADSIRITVEEKRSADELTIEIEDNGRGMDPGLLERALDPFVTTRTTRKVGLGLSLFRQAAREAGGDLTIDSALGVGTKVRVIMSHGHIDRKPLGNLAETMVTLIEGNPDVDFFFRHRKDGKEYSLDTREIRSELEEVPLNSPEVIRLIRENLASGLQEVEAS; this is translated from the coding sequence ATGCAGGATCTTTCACTGCACATTCTGGATGTCGCCGAAAACGGAATAATCGCAGGCGCCGACTCGATCAGGATTACGGTCGAGGAGAAGCGGAGCGCAGACGAGCTTACGATAGAAATCGAGGACAATGGTCGCGGAATGGATCCGGGCTTGCTTGAGAGAGCGTTGGACCCGTTCGTTACCACGCGAACGACTCGTAAAGTAGGCTTGGGCCTCTCGTTGTTTCGGCAGGCGGCAAGGGAGGCAGGTGGCGACCTTACCATAGACTCCGCACTTGGTGTGGGAACGAAGGTGAGGGTCATAATGAGCCACGGCCACATAGACCGAAAGCCCCTGGGCAATCTGGCCGAGACGATGGTGACCCTGATCGAAGGGAATCCGGACGTTGATTTCTTTTTCAGGCACCGGAAAGACGGAAAAGAGTATTCGCTGGATACTAGAGAAATTCGATCGGAGTTGGAAGAGGTTCCACTGAACAGTCCGGAGGTGATACGCCTCATCCGAGAAAACCTTGCTTCGGGCCTGCAAGAAGTAGAGGCGTCATGA
- a CDS encoding (2Fe-2S) ferredoxin domain-containing protein, whose protein sequence is MAKISIEDLKRIKERERSRMVLREGDFRAKITVHMGTCGIAAGARDVMTTFRDLLAKRDMMDVMLTNSGCAGLCAKEPMITVEVVDQAPVKYILVDKEKALRIFEEHVVGGNPVEDYALAKGSETQAT, encoded by the coding sequence TTGGCAAAGATTTCGATTGAAGACCTCAAGAGGATCAAGGAGCGAGAGCGCTCAAGAATGGTCCTCAGAGAAGGTGATTTTCGGGCGAAAATCACGGTGCACATGGGAACCTGCGGGATTGCCGCGGGAGCGCGGGATGTCATGACCACCTTTCGCGATCTTCTGGCTAAGCGTGACATGATGGACGTCATGCTGACGAACTCCGGTTGTGCCGGATTGTGTGCGAAAGAGCCGATGATCACCGTCGAAGTAGTGGATCAGGCCCCGGTCAAGTATATCCTTGTGGATAAGGAAAAAGCTCTCCGCATATTCGAGGAACACGTTGTGGGAGGAAATCCTGTCGAGGATTACGCTCTGGCCAAAGGAAGCGAAACACAAGCCACATAA
- a CDS encoding PHP domain-containing protein, translating to MVPLKKQKRGQGVNLKTYRIDLHIHTVLSPCTEIADMTPRAIVKVALERGLDMIAVCDHNSARNTAATRRAAAGSGLVVLAGMEIASSEEVHFVGLFPSDEEAATAQEEVYAHLFGENDEDVFGCQAVVNEDDEVEDLDQRLLISATTLSAERVVRLIHDRNGLAVASHVDRQSYGIFSQLGFIPDGLKLDALEISSRTDSDTTLKKYRQCTGYPLITSSDAHYLEDIGKAFTIARMVQPSFEELRKALAGVEGRAISELGRMARRE from the coding sequence ATGGTGCCGCTCAAGAAACAGAAAAGAGGCCAAGGGGTCAACCTCAAGACTTACAGAATTGACCTGCACATTCACACGGTCCTGTCCCCGTGTACCGAGATAGCGGACATGACTCCCAGGGCGATTGTGAAGGTAGCCCTGGAACGGGGACTGGACATGATCGCGGTTTGCGATCACAACTCCGCAAGAAACACGGCCGCCACCAGACGTGCGGCGGCAGGCAGCGGATTGGTGGTGCTGGCAGGAATGGAGATTGCCTCATCGGAAGAAGTCCATTTTGTGGGGCTCTTCCCGTCCGATGAGGAAGCCGCAACCGCCCAGGAAGAAGTTTATGCGCATCTGTTCGGAGAAAACGACGAAGATGTATTTGGCTGCCAGGCAGTGGTCAACGAAGACGACGAAGTCGAAGATTTGGACCAGAGGCTTCTCATAAGCGCGACTACCTTGAGCGCAGAAAGAGTTGTGAGACTCATCCACGACCGCAACGGACTGGCCGTGGCATCACACGTGGACAGGCAGTCTTACGGGATCTTTAGTCAACTGGGATTTATTCCCGATGGTTTAAAGCTCGATGCCTTGGAGATTTCAAGTAGGACCGATTCCGATACGACCCTGAAGAAGTATCGCCAGTGCACGGGCTACCCGCTGATAACGTCGTCGGATGCCCACTACCTGGAGGATATCGGCAAGGCATTCACGATCGCCAGGATGGTTCAACCGTCCTTTGAAGAGCTTAGGAAGGCCCTGGCCGGAGTGGAGGGCAGAGCGATCTCGGAACTTGGAAGGATGGCTCGACGCGAGTAG
- the nuoE gene encoding NADH-quinone oxidoreductase subunit NuoE, with the protein MKERDAILKKKVESSVEVIPPEELAKLDGIVDKYGGRAGYLIPALKEAQDLYGYLPMEVQRALAEGMHIPASHIYGVVTFYSFFTITPRGRHTIRLCLGTACYVKGSKEMLENIVREVGINVGETSEDGRFTLEAVRCLGACGLAPVMLIGEDTHGNIHPPDTVKILEGYQ; encoded by the coding sequence GTGAAAGAGCGGGACGCGATACTGAAGAAGAAGGTTGAATCTTCCGTGGAGGTCATTCCTCCCGAAGAGCTTGCCAAACTAGATGGAATCGTTGACAAATATGGCGGGCGAGCCGGTTATTTGATCCCCGCGCTCAAGGAAGCCCAGGACCTTTACGGATACCTCCCTATGGAGGTTCAGCGGGCGCTGGCCGAAGGTATGCATATTCCGGCTTCTCACATTTACGGGGTGGTAACGTTCTATTCGTTCTTTACGATAACCCCGCGCGGCAGGCACACCATCAGACTGTGTCTTGGCACCGCCTGTTACGTCAAGGGCTCCAAGGAGATGCTTGAAAACATCGTCAGGGAGGTTGGGATCAACGTGGGAGAAACCTCGGAAGACGGCCGATTCACGCTGGAAGCCGTAAGATGTCTGGGCGCTTGCGGTCTGGCTCCGGTCATGCTTATAGGTGAGGACACGCACGGAAATATCCACCCACCGGACACAGTGAAAATCCTTGAAGGATATCAATAG
- a CDS encoding NADH-quinone oxidoreductase subunit NuoF translates to MSASPVSRMQFMMCAGTGCMASGSIEVKEALLKELAKRNLQDEVQIIMTGCNGFCAMGPLVVVYPDGVFYNQVKPEHAPLIVEEHVLKGRVVEKLLFKEEAAKDRVPLMRDIGFFSLQRLIVLRNRGLIDAENIDEYIARDGYAALGKVLTEMTPEDVIEEIKKSGLRGRGGGGFPTGLKWEECRRYESFPKFTICNGDEGDPGAFMDRSVMEGDPHSVLEGMAISGYAIGAEQGYIYVRAEYPLAIQRLQKAIEDARDYGLLGKDILGKGFNFDIGIYPGAGAFVCGESTALMFSIEGKRGMPRIKPPRSAEAGLWNQPTNLNNVETFANLNPIILNGADWYASIGTEGSKGTKVFALTGAVNNVGLVEVPMGTTLKTLIFDIGGGIPKKRKFKAAQIGGPSGGCIPSGSEGVEIDYESLQSAGAMMGSGGVVIMDNLTCMVDTARFFIDFCVEESCGKCVPCREGLKVMYDKLTDIVEGRGEEGDVEFLFELGHHINNTSHCGLGKSAANPVLSTIHHFRHEYDAHIRDKHCPALVCPSLIDFVVIEEKCKMCGMCFRNCPSDAIIWEKKKVARIDTEKCTKCRTCITNCKFDAIR, encoded by the coding sequence ATGAGTGCCAGCCCCGTTTCCAGAATGCAGTTCATGATGTGCGCAGGCACAGGATGTATGGCCAGCGGCTCCATAGAAGTGAAAGAAGCACTACTAAAGGAGTTGGCCAAAAGGAACTTGCAGGATGAAGTCCAAATCATCATGACCGGATGCAACGGCTTCTGCGCCATGGGCCCGCTCGTGGTGGTCTACCCTGACGGAGTGTTTTACAACCAGGTCAAGCCCGAACACGCGCCATTGATAGTGGAAGAACACGTGCTCAAGGGGAGAGTCGTCGAAAAGCTCCTCTTCAAGGAAGAGGCGGCAAAAGACCGCGTCCCCTTGATGAGAGACATAGGCTTCTTCAGCCTTCAGAGGCTCATAGTGCTGCGCAACCGCGGCCTTATCGACGCGGAAAACATTGACGAGTACATCGCCCGGGACGGTTACGCGGCCCTGGGCAAAGTTCTGACGGAGATGACTCCGGAAGATGTTATCGAAGAAATCAAGAAATCCGGACTCAGGGGACGAGGCGGCGGCGGCTTCCCAACAGGCTTGAAGTGGGAGGAGTGCCGCAGGTACGAGAGCTTCCCCAAGTTTACCATCTGCAACGGAGACGAAGGAGACCCCGGCGCGTTCATGGACCGGTCGGTCATGGAGGGGGACCCTCACTCGGTTCTGGAAGGGATGGCCATTTCCGGATACGCTATAGGCGCGGAACAAGGTTATATCTATGTGCGAGCTGAATATCCCCTTGCAATTCAGCGGCTCCAGAAGGCCATCGAGGATGCTCGCGATTACGGGCTTCTTGGAAAAGACATACTGGGCAAAGGATTCAATTTTGATATCGGGATCTACCCCGGTGCAGGCGCATTTGTTTGCGGGGAATCCACAGCCCTGATGTTTTCCATCGAAGGCAAACGAGGCATGCCTCGAATCAAGCCGCCCCGGAGCGCTGAAGCAGGCCTTTGGAATCAGCCCACCAACCTTAACAACGTCGAGACCTTTGCCAACCTCAATCCGATTATTCTCAACGGAGCGGACTGGTACGCCTCGATAGGTACGGAGGGCAGCAAGGGCACGAAGGTTTTCGCTTTGACCGGAGCGGTCAACAATGTGGGACTCGTTGAAGTTCCGATGGGGACTACATTGAAGACCCTCATTTTCGATATAGGCGGAGGAATTCCCAAAAAGCGCAAATTCAAGGCCGCGCAGATCGGCGGTCCATCCGGCGGCTGTATCCCTTCCGGAAGCGAAGGCGTGGAAATAGACTACGAATCCCTTCAGAGCGCCGGCGCCATGATGGGGTCCGGTGGTGTCGTGATCATGGACAACCTCACCTGCATGGTGGATACTGCGCGGTTCTTCATCGATTTCTGCGTGGAGGAATCGTGCGGAAAATGCGTGCCATGCCGTGAGGGCCTCAAGGTCATGTACGACAAGCTCACCGACATCGTCGAGGGAAGAGGCGAGGAAGGCGATGTGGAGTTCCTCTTCGAGTTGGGGCATCACATCAACAACACATCTCATTGCGGTTTGGGCAAGAGCGCTGCAAATCCGGTCCTTTCAACCATACACCACTTCCGACACGAGTATGATGCACACATACGGGACAAGCATTGCCCCGCGCTGGTGTGCCCAAGTCTTATAGATTTCGTGGTCATTGAAGAGAAGTGCAAGATGTGCGGTATGTGCTTCAGGAACTGCCCCTCGGATGCGATTATTTGGGAAAAGAAAAAAGTTGCTCGCATCGATACGGAAAAGTGCACCAAGTGCCGAACCTGCATCACGAACTGCAAGTTCGATGCTATCAGATAA
- a CDS encoding NADH-quinone oxidoreductase subunit C, which yields MNQEQIAEKLLDKFGLDVVQTAVTFLDQITVTVAKEKILEVCTFLKEDPELAFNFLSFVAGVDRYPKTPRFEMVYQLSSLTRRHRFRIKALVEESEPGSAIIDSVFSIWPTADWHERETAEMFGITFRNHPDPRKLLLPEEWTCHPLRKDFSLYGTDEDTPDLPHKAGSQGI from the coding sequence ATGAACCAGGAACAGATTGCCGAGAAGCTCTTGGACAAGTTCGGTCTGGATGTGGTTCAGACAGCGGTCACATTCCTAGATCAGATCACGGTTACCGTTGCCAAGGAAAAAATCTTGGAAGTCTGCACGTTCCTCAAAGAAGATCCGGAACTCGCTTTCAACTTCCTATCTTTTGTGGCCGGCGTGGACAGATACCCCAAGACCCCCCGATTTGAGATGGTTTATCAGCTTTCTTCTCTGACACGCAGACACCGTTTCAGAATAAAGGCGTTGGTAGAGGAATCCGAGCCCGGGTCGGCAATTATCGACTCGGTCTTCAGCATCTGGCCCACAGCCGACTGGCACGAAAGGGAAACGGCCGAGATGTTCGGCATCACCTTTCGGAACCACCCCGATCCGAGAAAGTTGCTGCTCCCTGAAGAGTGGACCTGTCATCCGCTCAGGAAGGATTTCTCCCTGTACGGGACGGATGAAGATACCCCGGACCTGCCTCATAAGGCAGGGTCGCAAGGAATATAG
- a CDS encoding NADH-quinone oxidoreductase subunit B, whose protein sequence is MGIERHLNDTVHVTNLEWFVNWARKSSMWPLGFGLACCALEMIATFVSRYDLSRFGMEVARPSPRHADLMIVSGTASKKMLPAILRIYEQMAEPRWVIAMGACACTGGIYKNYAVVQGIDRWLPVDVYIPGCPPRPEALLDGILQLHAKVMKEQSIHNPRVTNIKVAGR, encoded by the coding sequence ATGGGAATAGAACGACACTTAAACGATACTGTTCACGTCACCAATCTGGAATGGTTCGTAAACTGGGCGCGCAAGTCTTCCATGTGGCCTTTGGGCTTTGGTTTAGCCTGTTGTGCCTTGGAAATGATAGCCACCTTTGTCAGCCGGTACGACCTGTCCCGTTTCGGGATGGAAGTCGCTCGGCCTTCCCCACGACACGCCGATCTGATGATAGTTTCCGGCACGGCCTCTAAGAAGATGCTTCCGGCCATCCTCAGGATTTACGAACAAATGGCCGAGCCGCGCTGGGTCATAGCGATGGGCGCGTGTGCGTGCACGGGCGGAATTTACAAGAACTACGCTGTGGTTCAAGGAATCGACCGGTGGCTGCCTGTGGATGTGTACATACCGGGATGCCCTCCTCGGCCCGAAGCGCTTCTCGATGGAATCCTCCAACTGCATGCGAAGGTCATGAAAGAGCAATCTATCCACAACCCACGCGTGACCAACATCAAGGTGGCCGGCCGATGA